The following is a genomic window from Actinomadura sp. WMMB 499.
GGCCCTCGAGGTGCGCGAACGGGCCCCGGTCGAACTCGGGCGCGAACACGACCGGGTGCAGGAGTTCGGCCGGTCCCGCCCCGACGTGATCGTCCACCCGGACACGGAGACGCGACGTCGCCGGTTCCGCGTCCAGCGGCGCCAGCGCCCGGCGGAGTTCCGCCGGACGGTCGGCGCATCCGTCCGGCGGCCCCGTGCCCGGACGGCGAACACCGCCGGACTCCCGCTCCGATGGCGACGGCACGGGTGCGGGCTCAGTCGGTGATCTTGATGCGGAGGCGGCGGAAGCCGCGGCCCTTGTTCTCGACCTTGGCGACGGTGATGCGGCCGACCTGCCTGGTGGACGCGACGTGGGTGCCGCCGTCGGCCTGGGTGTCGAGGCCGGCGATGTCGACGATCCGGACGTCCCGGACCTCGGGCGGGACGAGGTTCGTGGCGGTGCGGACGATGTCGGGGATCTCGAACGCCTCGGCGCGCGGGAGGGTCCGCACGTCGATGCGGCGGTCGGCGTCGACCTCGGCGTTGCAGGCGTCCTCGACGGCCTGCTTGAAGCCGGGCGGGACCTCGCGCAGGTCGAAGTCCATGCGGGCGCTCAGCGGTTCCATGTTGCCGCCGGTGACGAGGCAGCCGTAGTCGCGGAACACGACGCCGCACAGCAGGTGCAGTCCCGAGTGGGTGCGCATGAGGGCGGTGCGCCGGTCGTCCTCGACGTCGCCCCGGACGGTGGCGCCGGGCGGGGGGAGCGGGTCGCCGTCGGCCGGGAGGAGGACGAGGTCGTCGCCCTTGCGCACCCCGGCGATGCGCGTCTGCACGCCCTGCCAGAGCAGGACGCCGTGGTCCGGGGGCTGCCCGCCGCCGCCCGGGTAGAACGCGGACCGGTCGAGGACGATCCCGTCCGGTCCGGATTCGAGGACGACGGCCTCCCACTCGCGGAGGTTCTGATCGTCGAGTTCCAGCCGCGCCGTCCGCCCGTGCACGCTCATGCCGTCTCCTTCCGGGGGCATCCCCCTTGGTCATGCCGACCCCGGGCCACGGGGCCGCGCCCGCTCGCCGTGCCGCGCCCACCGGCCAAAGGCCCGTCACCGCCTCCACGACCGCTCGCCGTGGTCTCGGCCCGAGCCGATCGCCTCGGCCGAGAGACCCCGGTGGCGGTCTCCGCGACCACCTGCGGTGGCCCACGGGCGAAGCGCGCCGCCTCGTGCGAAAACCCCGGTGACCGCCTGCACGACCAGCTGCGGTGGCCTCGGTCGGGGGCGTCCGCCTCGGCGGCGATCGTCGCATCGACCGGCGGGACCGGGCGGCGCGGGTCTGGATCAGCCTATTCCGGTCAGCGCACCGGGAGCGGCAGGTCGGGGACGGTCGCGTCCGCGGGGCGGGGCGGGAGGCGGCCGGGCCACCAGTTCGCGTCGCCGAGCAGGGCCATCAGGGACGGCAGGACGAAGATCCGGATGACGACGGCGTCGATGAGGACGGCGGCGGCGAGGCCGACGCCGAGCTGCTTGAACTCGACCATGCTGAGCGTGCCGAAGATCGCGAAGACGGCGACCATGACGACGGCGGCGCTGGTGACGACGCCCGCCGACCGGGTGATGCCCGCGCCGACGGCGGCGCGGGCGGGCAGGTCGCGGGCGGCCTCGCGGATCCGGGACACGACGAACACGTGGTAGTCCATCGAGAGCCCGAACAGGACGACGAACAGGAAGAGCGGGAGCCAGGAGACGACGGCGCCGGACGAGTGGAAGTCGAGGATCCCCTCGGCCCACGTGTTCTGGAAGACGGCCACGAGGACGCCGAACGCGGCGGCCGCCGAGAGCAGGTTCAGCGCGACGGCCGAGAGCGCGATGGCGGCGGAGCGGAAGATCGCACCGGTCATCGCGAGGGTCAGCAGGAGGACGAATCCGACCACGAGGGGCAGCCGTGCTTCGAGGTGGTCGGTGAAGTCGACGCCCTCGGCGAGCTTGCCGCCGACGCCGTACTCGGTGCCCGGGACGTCGGCGAGGGCGTCCGGCAGCCAGGTGCGGAGCGTGTCGAGGGAGCGGCGGGCCCCGTCGCTGGAGCGGGCGTGCGGGGTCGCGATGTCGATCACGTGGACGCGTTCGTCGGGCGAGGTGCGGATCTCGGGGACGCGGTCGTGGGCGAAGAGGGGGTCGCGGGCGGTGCGGGCGGCGAGGCCGGTGAGGGCGGACCGGACGCGGGCCGACTGCTCTGCGGGCGCCCGGACGGCCACCTCGTGGACGGTCCCCTCGCTGGGGAAGGCGGCGGTGAGCCGGTCCATGGCGCGGACGACGGGGATGTCGCGGGGCAGGTCGTCGGAGCCGGGCTGCTTGAGCCGCATGTCGAGCGCGGGGACGGCGAGCAGGACGAGCGCGGCGGCGGAGACGGTCAGGGTGAGGGCGGGACGGCGGAGGGCGGGGCGCAGCAGGACGGGCCAGAGCCGGGACCGCGGGCGCATCGTCATCCGCCACAGGACGGGGATCCGGGGACGGTCGACGCGGGGGCCGAGTTTCGCCAGGAGCGCGGGCAGGACGGTGAGGGAGGCGAGGACGGCGACGCCGACGACGATGATCGAGCCGGTGGCCAGCGAGGTGAAGGTGGCCTCCCCGGCCAGGTAGAGGCCGGCCATCGCGACGGCGACGGTGGCGCCCGACACGACGACGGTGTGCCCGGAGGTCTCGGCGGCGATCTCGAGCGCGTCCGGGCGTCCGCGGCGTCTCTCCTCGCGCTCGCGCTTGAGGTAGAAGAGCGAGTAGTCGACGCCGACCGCCATGCCCATCAGCAGGATCACGTTGCTGATCGCCGAGGTGGCGGGCAGCAGGTGGGAGACGAGGGCGGACAGCCCGATCGCGGCGGCGACCGACGACAGGGCGAGGACGACCGGGACGCACGCGGCGATCAGCGCGCCGAACACGACCAGCATGATGAGCAGGGTGAGCGGCAGGCTGATGTACTCGGCGCGCCGGAAGTCCTCGCCGAGGGTCTCGGTGAGGCCCTTGGCGGTGGAGCCGGTGCCGACCTGCTCGACCCGCAGGCCCGGGTGGGCGTCCTGTACGGCGGCGCTCTGCGCGAGGAGGGGGTCGACGTGCCGGTCGGCGGTCTCGGTGTCGCCGGTCATCGTGACCGGGACGAGCACGGCCGTCCGGTCGGGCGCGGGGACGGGGCGGCCGACCGATTCGACCTCCGGGAGGGCCCGCATGCGCCGGACGACGTCGTCCGCGGCGGCCCGCGCGGCGCGCGGATCGAGGGGACCGCCGCGCGTCGC
Proteins encoded in this region:
- a CDS encoding alanyl-tRNA editing protein codes for the protein MSVHGRTARLELDDQNLREWEAVVLESGPDGIVLDRSAFYPGGGGQPPDHGVLLWQGVQTRIAGVRKGDDLVLLPADGDPLPPPGATVRGDVEDDRRTALMRTHSGLHLLCGVVFRDYGCLVTGGNMEPLSARMDFDLREVPPGFKQAVEDACNAEVDADRRIDVRTLPRAEAFEIPDIVRTATNLVPPEVRDVRIVDIAGLDTQADGGTHVASTRQVGRITVAKVENKGRGFRRLRIKITD
- a CDS encoding MMPL family transporter, whose amino-acid sequence is MKDAKRPVTVRVARWSAAHPWSAVGLWILFAALCLGLGTAAGTNDISDADSGVGESGRAGRIVAAGDFPEKPEENVLITATRGGPLDPRAARAAADDVVRRMRALPEVESVGRPVPAPDRTAVLVPVTMTGDTETADRHVDPLLAQSAAVQDAHPGLRVEQVGTGSTAKGLTETLGEDFRRAEYISLPLTLLIMLVVFGALIAACVPVVLALSSVAAAIGLSALVSHLLPATSAISNVILLMGMAVGVDYSLFYLKREREERRRGRPDALEIAAETSGHTVVVSGATVAVAMAGLYLAGEATFTSLATGSIIVVGVAVLASLTVLPALLAKLGPRVDRPRIPVLWRMTMRPRSRLWPVLLRPALRRPALTLTVSAAALVLLAVPALDMRLKQPGSDDLPRDIPVVRAMDRLTAAFPSEGTVHEVAVRAPAEQSARVRSALTGLAARTARDPLFAHDRVPEIRTSPDERVHVIDIATPHARSSDGARRSLDTLRTWLPDALADVPGTEYGVGGKLAEGVDFTDHLEARLPLVVGFVLLLTLAMTGAIFRSAAIALSAVALNLLSAAAAFGVLVAVFQNTWAEGILDFHSSGAVVSWLPLFLFVVLFGLSMDYHVFVVSRIREAARDLPARAAVGAGITRSAGVVTSAAVVMVAVFAIFGTLSMVEFKQLGVGLAAAVLIDAVVIRIFVLPSLMALLGDANWWPGRLPPRPADATVPDLPLPVR